One region of Ardenticatena maritima genomic DNA includes:
- a CDS encoding acetyl-CoA C-acetyltransferase — MPSLNPKDIVILDGARTPVGTFLGSLRSITPTDLGAIAARAALERSGVPADAIDAVFVGNVIQSARDTAYIARHVGLKAGVPIETPALTVNRLCGSGQEAIVQGAKALMLGEATFVLAGGAENMSMSPYALRGVREGWKLDAAQVEDMLWAALTDYYCGCAMADTAENVAEKYGITREEADEFALLSHQRAAAARESGRLAKEIVPVEVRDRKGRPVLVEHDEHIRPDTSLEKLARLPARFRENGRVTAGNASGMNDAACMLVLTTWEAAQAHGLKPLGRLVSWGTAGVDPAYMGMGPVPASKMALERAGLTLDQMDVVEVNEAFATQYLAVERELGLDREKTNPNGGGISIGHPLGATGARVTLTALYELRERGGRYGLATMCIGGGQGIAAIVEYLGA, encoded by the coding sequence ATGCCGTCGCTCAATCCCAAAGATATCGTGATTCTTGATGGGGCGCGTACCCCCGTGGGCACATTCCTCGGTTCACTGCGCAGCATAACCCCCACCGATTTGGGCGCTATTGCCGCACGCGCCGCCCTTGAACGGAGCGGCGTCCCCGCCGATGCGATTGATGCGGTCTTCGTGGGCAACGTCATCCAAAGCGCCCGTGACACCGCCTACATTGCGCGGCATGTGGGCTTGAAAGCCGGCGTGCCGATTGAAACACCGGCGCTCACCGTCAACCGCTTGTGCGGCTCCGGGCAGGAGGCGATTGTGCAGGGGGCGAAAGCCCTCATGCTGGGAGAAGCCACTTTTGTGCTGGCTGGGGGCGCTGAGAACATGAGCATGTCGCCCTACGCCTTGCGCGGTGTGCGCGAAGGCTGGAAACTCGACGCCGCGCAGGTTGAAGATATGCTCTGGGCGGCGCTCACCGATTACTACTGCGGCTGCGCAATGGCCGATACCGCCGAAAACGTCGCCGAGAAGTATGGTATCACGCGCGAAGAAGCCGACGAATTCGCCCTGCTCAGCCATCAGCGCGCCGCCGCCGCGCGCGAGTCGGGGCGTTTGGCGAAGGAGATTGTGCCGGTGGAAGTACGTGACCGCAAGGGGCGTCCCGTGCTGGTGGAACACGACGAGCACATTCGCCCCGATACGTCGCTTGAAAAGTTGGCGCGCTTGCCCGCCCGCTTCCGCGAAAACGGCCGCGTGACGGCGGGGAACGCCAGCGGCATGAACGACGCCGCCTGCATGCTCGTGCTCACCACCTGGGAAGCGGCGCAGGCGCATGGGCTGAAACCGTTGGGGCGGCTGGTGAGTTGGGGCACCGCCGGCGTTGACCCCGCCTACATGGGCATGGGGCCTGTGCCCGCGTCCAAGATGGCGCTTGAACGCGCCGGCCTGACGCTCGACCAGATGGACGTGGTCGAAGTCAACGAGGCGTTTGCCACGCAATACCTCGCCGTCGAGCGTGAATTGGGGTTAGACCGTGAGAAGACCAACCCCAATGGGGGCGGTATCAGCATTGGGCACCCGCTGGGTGCAACGGGAGCGCGTGTGACGCTGACGGCGCTCTATGAACTGCGTGAGCGTGGTGGACGGTACGGGCTGGCGACAATGTGCATTGGCGGTGGGCAGGGCATCGCCGCTATTGTTGAGTACCTGGGCGCATAA
- a CDS encoding metal ABC transporter ATP-binding protein, with protein sequence MLNIQHPETCPILVEDLTVAYAEEPVLWDVDLAVPEGVLMAIVGPNGAGKSTLIKTILGLVEPAAGRVLIYGKPYREQRRLVAYVPQRGSVDWDFPTNVLDVVMMGRYGHLGWIRRPGRRDRELAMDALRKVGMEAFAGRQISQLSGGQQQRVFLARALVQDARIYLMDEPFQGVDATTEKAIVNVLRELRAAGRTVVVVHHDLETVREYFDWALLLNVRAIASGPVDEVFTPENLRRTYGGRMEWLSFALEEENTHEGAGT encoded by the coding sequence ATGTTGAACATTCAACACCCTGAAACGTGTCCGATTCTTGTTGAAGACTTGACCGTGGCGTATGCCGAAGAGCCTGTGCTCTGGGATGTTGACCTCGCCGTGCCCGAAGGCGTGCTGATGGCGATTGTGGGCCCCAACGGCGCGGGCAAGAGCACGCTCATCAAAACAATTTTGGGGCTGGTTGAGCCCGCCGCCGGGCGCGTGCTGATTTACGGCAAACCCTACCGCGAACAGCGCCGCCTGGTGGCGTATGTGCCGCAACGGGGGAGCGTGGATTGGGATTTCCCCACCAACGTGCTCGATGTGGTGATGATGGGGCGCTACGGACATTTGGGCTGGATTCGGCGGCCCGGACGGCGCGACCGCGAGTTGGCGATGGACGCCTTGCGCAAAGTGGGCATGGAAGCGTTTGCCGGGCGGCAAATCAGCCAGTTGTCGGGGGGGCAACAACAGCGCGTTTTTCTGGCGCGCGCCCTGGTGCAGGATGCGCGAATCTACCTCATGGATGAGCCGTTTCAGGGCGTGGACGCCACGACGGAAAAAGCCATCGTCAATGTTCTGCGCGAACTGCGCGCCGCCGGGCGCACGGTTGTGGTGGTCCATCACGACCTTGAAACCGTGCGCGAGTATTTTGACTGGGCTTTGCTGCTGAATGTGCGCGCCATTGCTTCGGGGCCAGTGGATGAGGTCTTTACGCCCGAAAATCTGCGCCGCACGTATGGCGGGCGCATGGAGTGGCTTTCCTTCGCGCTGGAAGAAGAAAACACGCACGAAGGAGCGGGCACATGA
- a CDS encoding NB-ARC domain-containing protein: MNDARLRQVLERLQSGTLSPDDLNVLREALRTGHLRIATGERAVDIGGSADGAVIVTGDNNIVRLDAHRRAHLERLLAAPIHNVPSLPDHYIPREEFLPPLREALLRSDATPLGIIGVQGMGGIGKSVLAAALARDLQVQAAFPDGVIWLEMGREPELTARQEDLYLILTGERENFKDPAQGRLFLAPALQEKACLVILDDVWELPHAEAFPLDLEGMRARFLLTTRNAEILQALQAQPFTLDVLTEEQALALLAAWAGQQVEDLPPAAREVATECGYLPLAMAMVGAFVRQNPESWERALRRLRKADLEKLRRLFPGYEHPTLLAALEVSVAALPKWAHDRYLDLAVFPEDEAIPLDVLAAFWEPRDLDEDDVLDLAETFVNRSLARWEEQGRALRLHDLQHDYLRAVQKEHLPDLHRRFLLACAQSLLGVQAEALAGLPWHRLPNEPRYLWRRLVYHLLEIPDWDALYRLLTDFDYLEARCRADSVFDLEADYRLALARWPQAEAKRREVLATFEERLRLEDHRIAMAPEWLFPAFYNHLTWLDAPDGPLHALCEAAAGKRRNWLRSVQDPRPQPPPWLRSLEGHTRPVRAVAVSPDGRTIVSGSSDHTVKVWDAHSGQLIRSLEGHTRPVRAVAVSPDGRTIVSGSSDHTVKVWDAHSGQLIRSLEGHTWSVNAVAVSPDGRTIVSGSWDHTVKVWDAHSGQLIRSLEGHTDAVQAVAVSPDGRTIVSGSWDHTVKVWDAHSGQLIRSLEGHTRPVRAVAVSPDGRTIVSGSWDHTVKVWDAQSGQLIRSLEGHTDAVQAVAVSPDGRTIVSGSDDRTVKVWDAQSGQLLRSLEGHTNWVLAVAVSPDGRTVVSGSDDCTVKVWDAHSGQLLRSLEGHTDEVNAVAVSPDGRTIVSGSWDHTVKVWDAHSGQLIRSLEGHTRPVRAVAVSPDGRTIVSGSWDHTVKVWDAQSGQLIRSLEGHTDAVQAVAVSPDGRTIVSGSDDRTVKVWDAQSGQLLRSLEGHTNWVLAVAVSPDGRTVVSGSDDCTVKVWDAHSGQLLRSLEGHTDEVNAVAVSPDGRTIVSGSSDRTLRAWDLERGESRVLFWNDASIPSLAISPDGRTLACGDGQGRVWIFEWVR, translated from the coding sequence ATGAACGACGCACGCCTGCGCCAGGTCTTGGAGCGTTTGCAAAGCGGAACCCTCTCACCGGACGACCTCAATGTCCTGCGCGAGGCACTCCGCACCGGCCATCTGCGTATCGCCACTGGTGAGCGCGCTGTGGACATCGGCGGCAGCGCGGACGGCGCGGTCATCGTGACCGGCGACAACAACATCGTGCGGCTGGACGCCCACCGCCGCGCGCACCTGGAGCGCCTGCTGGCCGCGCCCATCCACAACGTGCCGTCCCTGCCCGACCACTACATCCCGCGTGAGGAATTTCTGCCCCCCCTGCGGGAAGCCCTGCTGCGCAGCGACGCCACCCCTCTGGGCATCATCGGCGTGCAGGGCATGGGCGGCATCGGCAAGAGCGTGCTGGCCGCCGCCCTGGCGCGCGACCTGCAGGTGCAGGCCGCCTTCCCCGACGGCGTCATCTGGCTGGAGATGGGGCGCGAGCCGGAACTCACCGCCCGCCAGGAGGACCTTTACCTGATCCTGACAGGCGAACGCGAAAACTTCAAAGACCCCGCCCAGGGGCGTCTCTTCCTGGCCCCCGCCTTGCAGGAGAAGGCCTGCCTGGTCATCCTGGACGATGTTTGGGAACTGCCCCACGCGGAAGCCTTCCCTCTGGACCTGGAAGGGATGCGAGCGCGTTTCCTGCTCACCACCCGCAACGCGGAGATCTTGCAGGCCCTGCAGGCGCAGCCCTTCACCCTGGACGTGCTGACCGAAGAACAGGCCCTGGCCCTGTTGGCCGCCTGGGCCGGGCAGCAGGTGGAAGACCTGCCCCCCGCCGCCCGCGAAGTGGCCACGGAATGCGGCTACCTGCCTCTGGCCATGGCCATGGTGGGCGCCTTCGTGCGCCAAAATCCCGAAAGTTGGGAACGCGCCCTGCGCCGCCTGCGCAAGGCTGACCTGGAGAAACTCCGCCGCCTTTTCCCCGGCTACGAACACCCCACCCTGCTGGCGGCCCTGGAAGTGAGCGTGGCGGCGCTGCCAAAATGGGCGCACGACCGCTACCTGGACCTGGCCGTCTTCCCCGAGGATGAGGCCATCCCCCTGGACGTGCTGGCCGCCTTCTGGGAACCCCGCGACCTGGATGAAGACGATGTGCTCGACCTGGCCGAGACCTTTGTGAACCGCTCCCTGGCCCGCTGGGAAGAACAAGGCCGCGCCCTGCGCCTGCACGACCTGCAGCACGACTACCTGCGCGCCGTGCAGAAAGAGCACCTGCCAGACCTGCACCGCCGCTTCCTGCTGGCCTGCGCCCAAAGTTTGCTGGGCGTTCAGGCCGAGGCATTGGCGGGCCTGCCCTGGCACCGGCTGCCCAACGAGCCCCGCTACCTCTGGCGGCGATTAGTGTACCACCTGCTGGAAATTCCGGACTGGGACGCGCTCTACCGCCTGCTGACCGACTTTGACTATCTGGAAGCCCGCTGCCGAGCCGACTCGGTCTTCGACCTGGAAGCCGATTACCGCCTGGCCCTGGCCCGCTGGCCCCAGGCGGAGGCCAAACGCCGCGAGGTGCTGGCCACCTTTGAAGAGCGCCTGCGCCTGGAAGACCACCGCATCGCCATGGCCCCCGAATGGCTCTTCCCGGCCTTTTACAACCACCTCACTTGGTTGGACGCGCCCGACGGCCCCCTGCACGCCCTGTGCGAGGCCGCGGCCGGAAAGCGCCGGAACTGGCTGCGCTCGGTGCAGGACCCGCGGCCCCAGCCCCCGCCCTGGCTCCGCTCCCTCGAAGGCCACACCAGACCTGTGCGGGCCGTGGCGGTCAGCCCCGACGGCCGCACCATCGTCAGCGGCTCCTCCGACCACACCGTCAAGGTCTGGGACGCCCACTCCGGCCAACTCATCCGCTCCCTCGAAGGCCACACCAGACCTGTGCGGGCCGTGGCGGTCAGCCCCGACGGCCGCACCATCGTCAGCGGCTCCTCCGACCACACCGTCAAGGTCTGGGACGCCCACTCCGGCCAACTCATCCGCTCCCTCGAAGGCCACACCTGGTCAGTGAACGCCGTGGCGGTCAGCCCCGACGGCCGCACCATCGTCAGCGGCTCCTGGGATCACACGGTGAAGGTCTGGGACGCCCACTCCGGCCAACTCATCCGCTCCCTCGAAGGCCACACCGATGCCGTGCAGGCCGTGGCGGTCAGCCCCGACGGCCGCACCATCGTCAGCGGCTCCTGGGATCACACGGTCAAGGTCTGGGACGCCCACTCCGGCCAACTCATCCGCTCCCTCGAAGGCCACACCAGACCTGTGCGGGCCGTGGCGGTCAGCCCCGACGGCCGCACCATCGTCAGCGGCTCCTGGGATCACACGGTGAAGGTCTGGGACGCCCAATCCGGCCAACTCATCCGCTCCCTCGAAGGCCACACCGATGCCGTGCAGGCCGTGGCCGTCAGCCCCGACGGCCGCACCATCGTCAGCGGCTCCGATGACCGCACCGTCAAGGTCTGGGACGCCCAATCCGGCCAACTGCTGCGCTCCCTGGAAGGCCACACCAATTGGGTGCTGGCCGTGGCGGTCAGCCCCGACGGCCGCACGGTCGTCAGCGGCTCCGACGACTGCACCGTCAAGGTCTGGGACGCCCACTCCGGCCAACTCCTCCGCTCCCTGGAAGGCCACACGGATGAGGTGAACGCCGTGGCGGTCAGCCCCGACGGCCGCACCATCGTCAGCGGCTCCTGGGATCACACGGTCAAGGTCTGGGACGCCCACTCCGGCCAACTCATCCGCTCCCTCGAAGGCCACACCAGACCTGTGCGGGCCGTGGCGGTCAGCCCCGACGGCCGCACCATCGTCAGCGGCTCCTGGGATCACACGGTGAAGGTCTGGGACGCCCAATCCGGCCAACTCATCCGCTCCCTCGAAGGCCACACCGATGCCGTGCAGGCCGTGGCCGTCAGCCCCGACGGCCGCACCATCGTCAGCGGCTCCGATGACCGCACCGTCAAGGTCTGGGACGCCCAATCCGGCCAACTGCTGCGCTCCCTGGAAGGCCACACCAATTGGGTGCTGGCCGTGGCGGTCAGCCCCGACGGCCGCACGGTCGTCAGCGGCTCCGACGACTGCACCGTCAAGGTCTGGGACGCCCACTCCGGCCAACTCCTCCGCTCCCTGGAAGGCCACACGGATGAGGTGAACGCCGTGGCGGTCAGCCCCGACGGCCGCACCATCGTCAGCGGCTCATCCGACCGCACGCTGCGCGCCTGGGACCTGGAACGCGGCGAATCCCGCGTGCTCTTCTGGAACGACGCGTCGATCCCCTCCCTCGCCATCTCGCCCGACGGCCGCACCCTGGCCTGCGGGGACGGTCAAGGGCGGGTGTGGATTTTCGAATGGGTGCGCTAA
- a CDS encoding DUF3592 domain-containing protein translates to MPPFNTHAQNQRGCFLQGIRWLYLFFALLIFVVMSYLTFGFVKSYRDQVRASRTFQPVPARVLESKVKRISGDKGSDSFLPYVRYTYEVDGKRYESDTFFFTGWGYNDYLEAKKKVDNYPVGATVTAYYDPNAPEITVLDNSFPTNASFAFAIFGVFWSIAIVVFLYAIWPVVRGEKPASREE, encoded by the coding sequence GTGCCACCTTTCAACACACATGCACAAAACCAGAGAGGCTGTTTCCTGCAAGGTATCCGCTGGCTCTACCTGTTCTTTGCCCTGCTGATATTTGTCGTGATGAGTTACCTGACCTTCGGTTTTGTGAAATCGTATCGCGACCAGGTACGCGCATCGCGCACGTTCCAACCTGTCCCGGCTCGTGTGCTGGAAAGCAAAGTCAAGCGCATCTCGGGCGACAAGGGCAGCGATAGTTTTCTCCCTTACGTGCGCTATACCTACGAAGTGGATGGGAAACGCTATGAATCGGATACCTTCTTCTTCACGGGGTGGGGCTACAACGATTATCTCGAAGCGAAAAAGAAAGTGGACAATTACCCTGTCGGCGCCACAGTAACGGCGTACTATGACCCGAACGCGCCGGAGATCACCGTTCTTGACAATTCTTTCCCCACCAATGCGTCTTTTGCGTTTGCCATATTTGGCGTTTTTTGGAGTATCGCTATCGTGGTTTTCCTGTACGCCATCTGGCCGGTCGTGCGCGGAGAGAAGCCTGCTTCACGCGAGGAATGA
- a CDS encoding metal ABC transporter permease, with the protein MNWGDVLALVVGDYTIRTVLLGAAVFGVVSGVLSCFAVLRRQALLGDAMSHAALPGVVLVFILTGSKAMPVLMLGALIAGWVGVLFVLFVTHETRIKEDSALGIVLAVFFGVGLMLLTWVQRTGPASQSGLDKFLFGRAAALVMEDVATMALVGMLGLLCVALFWKEFKLLSFDPAYAATLGFPTRRLDVLLTTLIVLAVVVGLQMVGVVLMSAMLVAPGAAARQWTDKLGLMVTLGGLFGAFIGVVGALVSSFVPNLPTGPTIVVVATVLVLVSLTFAPHRGMVAQWWRRRQQRRQVHRRAVLAAMASMAAHHPTFDHPHEEAAIRAALGGRDVRPTLDVLEQEGLVQRANGQRWALTARGRDVVQQRGQEEREA; encoded by the coding sequence ATGAATTGGGGGGATGTTTTGGCGCTGGTCGTGGGCGATTACACCATTCGCACCGTCTTGCTGGGGGCGGCGGTGTTCGGCGTCGTGAGCGGTGTGCTGAGTTGCTTTGCCGTTTTGCGGCGGCAAGCCCTGTTGGGGGACGCCATGAGCCACGCGGCGTTGCCCGGCGTGGTGCTGGTGTTCATCCTCACCGGCAGTAAAGCCATGCCCGTGCTCATGCTGGGGGCGCTGATTGCCGGCTGGGTGGGGGTGCTCTTTGTGCTGTTCGTCACGCATGAAACGCGCATCAAGGAAGACAGCGCGCTGGGGATTGTGCTGGCCGTCTTTTTCGGTGTGGGGTTGATGTTGCTCACCTGGGTTCAGCGCACGGGACCCGCCAGCCAGAGCGGGCTGGACAAGTTCCTCTTCGGGCGGGCGGCGGCGCTGGTGATGGAAGATGTGGCGACGATGGCGCTGGTGGGCATGCTGGGGCTGTTGTGTGTGGCGCTTTTCTGGAAGGAGTTCAAACTCCTCAGTTTCGACCCCGCCTATGCCGCGACGCTGGGGTTTCCCACGCGCCGCCTGGATGTGCTGTTGACCACGCTCATTGTGCTGGCGGTGGTGGTGGGGTTGCAGATGGTGGGTGTGGTGCTGATGAGCGCCATGCTGGTTGCGCCCGGAGCGGCGGCCCGCCAATGGACCGACAAACTGGGGCTGATGGTGACGCTCGGCGGCCTGTTTGGCGCGTTCATCGGCGTTGTGGGGGCGCTGGTCAGCAGTTTCGTGCCCAATTTGCCAACAGGGCCCACCATTGTGGTGGTGGCGACGGTGTTGGTGCTGGTTTCGCTCACATTTGCCCCGCATCGGGGGATGGTGGCGCAGTGGTGGCGGCGGCGGCAACAGCGGCGGCAGGTGCACCGCCGGGCGGTGCTGGCGGCGATGGCGAGCATGGCGGCGCATCACCCCACGTTTGACCACCCACACGAGGAAGCGGCTATCCGGGCGGCGCTGGGCGGGCGTGATGTGCGCCCCACGCTGGATGTGCTGGAACAGGAAGGCTTGGTGCAACGGGCGAATGGGCAACGCTGGGCGTTGACGGCGCGCGGGCGCGATGTGGTGCAACAACGAGGGCAAGAGGAGCGGGAAGCATGA
- a CDS encoding metal ABC transporter permease: MNPVLEIQLVAVIVAVACALPGTFLVLRRMAMMSDAISHSILLGIVLGFFLVEQTTHPVVIGMAALSGLFTVWLVETLLNTRLVKADAAIGLVFPALFSVGVILINRYANNVHLDTDAVLLGELAFAPFNRMELFGFDLPRGLVAMGAILVLNVLLLLLFYKELKLATFDPGLAAALGFSPTLIHYGLMSVVSVTAVGAFDHVGSVLVVALMIAPPAAAYLLTDRLSVMLGLAAGIGALSAVGGYWLARWLDSSIAGSMAAMAGFCFLLALVGAPQRGVVARWLQRRRRRARFAVDMLLVHLSRHEGTPDEATENTLAHLVSELGWSPAFAERSVQAALRDGLVVRQNGHLALTAQGRERARRVQAR, from the coding sequence ATGAACCCGGTACTGGAAATTCAACTTGTGGCGGTGATTGTAGCGGTGGCCTGCGCTCTTCCGGGGACGTTTCTGGTCTTGCGCCGCATGGCAATGATGAGCGACGCCATTAGCCACAGCATTTTGCTGGGCATTGTGCTGGGGTTCTTCCTCGTTGAGCAAACCACGCACCCCGTGGTGATTGGGATGGCGGCGCTGAGCGGTCTGTTCACCGTCTGGTTGGTGGAAACTTTGCTGAACACGCGCCTGGTGAAGGCGGACGCCGCCATCGGGCTGGTTTTTCCGGCGCTGTTCAGTGTGGGGGTGATTCTCATCAACCGCTACGCCAACAACGTCCACCTGGATACCGACGCGGTCTTGTTGGGGGAACTGGCGTTTGCGCCTTTCAACCGCATGGAACTCTTCGGATTCGACCTGCCGCGAGGATTGGTGGCGATGGGGGCTATTTTGGTGCTCAACGTTCTGTTGCTGCTGCTTTTCTACAAGGAACTCAAACTCGCCACCTTCGACCCCGGCCTGGCGGCGGCGCTGGGGTTTTCGCCCACCCTCATCCACTACGGCTTGATGAGCGTCGTCTCGGTGACGGCGGTGGGCGCGTTTGACCATGTCGGCTCGGTGCTGGTGGTGGCGTTGATGATTGCACCGCCGGCGGCGGCGTACCTGCTCACCGACCGGCTCTCGGTCATGCTGGGGTTGGCGGCGGGCATTGGTGCGCTTTCGGCGGTGGGGGGCTACTGGCTGGCGCGCTGGCTCGACAGCAGTATCGCCGGCTCGATGGCGGCGATGGCGGGGTTCTGTTTCCTGCTGGCGCTGGTGGGGGCGCCGCAGCGGGGCGTGGTGGCGCGCTGGCTCCAGCGCCGCCGCCGCCGAGCGCGGTTTGCCGTGGATATGCTGCTGGTACACCTGAGCCGCCACGAGGGCACCCCCGACGAAGCCACCGAAAACACGCTGGCGCACCTGGTGAGCGAACTGGGCTGGTCACCGGCGTTTGCGGAGCGGTCTGTCCAGGCGGCGTTGCGTGATGGGCTGGTGGTGCGCCAAAACGGGCATTTGGCGCTGACGGCGCAAGGGCGCGAGCGGGCGCGCCGTGTGCAGGCGAGGTAG
- the cdaA gene encoding diadenylate cyclase CdaA gives MESLQDVWLTLQRLNPATNPLALADILMVSLIIYALLYFMRGTPVVQLIRGILVLVVILFFLSSFTQLTALRWLIRNATPALFFAIPVIFQPEIRRGLERLGRGSFFFGRYYGQKPTMAGVVQEVAQAAKRLSERRYGALIVFERSVPLQDIIETGMPIDSAVTAELLITIFYPGTPLHDGAVIIRDQRIVAAACVLPLAAEVPDPQMGTRHRAALGVTEQTDALAVVVSEETGQISLAYSGRIIRNLDEGRLTRLLLAFYEPRKREPTGTKPKREPPQEVQQQHSEETVSEEPDES, from the coding sequence ATGGAATCACTTCAAGATGTCTGGCTCACATTGCAACGCCTCAATCCGGCCACGAACCCCTTGGCGCTGGCCGACATTCTCATGGTCTCGCTCATCATCTACGCCTTGCTCTACTTCATGCGCGGCACCCCTGTGGTGCAACTCATCCGCGGCATCCTTGTGCTGGTCGTCATCCTCTTTTTCCTGTCCAGTTTCACCCAACTGACGGCGCTACGCTGGCTGATTCGCAACGCCACCCCCGCCCTCTTTTTTGCCATCCCCGTCATCTTCCAGCCTGAAATTCGGCGCGGGCTGGAACGCCTGGGGCGTGGGAGTTTCTTCTTTGGGCGCTACTACGGGCAAAAGCCGACGATGGCGGGCGTTGTGCAAGAAGTGGCACAAGCCGCCAAACGCTTGAGCGAGCGCCGCTACGGCGCTCTCATCGTCTTCGAGCGTTCAGTACCACTCCAGGATATCATCGAAACCGGTATGCCCATTGACTCCGCCGTGACGGCGGAATTGCTGATTACCATTTTCTATCCGGGCACCCCCTTGCATGACGGCGCCGTCATCATTCGCGACCAGCGTATCGTCGCCGCGGCCTGCGTGCTCCCCCTCGCCGCCGAAGTGCCCGACCCGCAAATGGGCACACGCCACCGCGCCGCGCTGGGCGTCACCGAACAAACCGACGCCCTGGCGGTCGTTGTCTCCGAAGAAACGGGGCAAATTTCGCTGGCATACAGTGGGCGCATCATTCGCAATTTGGATGAGGGGCGGCTCACACGCCTCTTGTTGGCGTTCTATGAACCACGCAAGCGCGAGCCGACTGGCACCAAACCCAAACGCGAGCCGCCACAAGAGGTACAACAGCAACACTCTGAGGAAACGGTCTCAGAAGAGCCTGACGAGTCATAG
- a CDS encoding DUF2726 domain-containing protein, translated as MSDASEKQGCLGMLFPFLRPKAAPEEHLPYRLRDDFLSPAEFSFYKVLAATLGPRFIIQSKVRLADIFFVSGRNNEYMTYFNKISQRHVDFLVCDADTMKPLLGIELDDASHRREKRQKRDAFVEKVFQAAQLPLLRFPVRREYNTREIAAQVAPFLKDLAPHAPEPAATASTSRSQPVPTAKVSTSRSQPMPTAKASTPSPEGAPLCPKCGIPMVLRTATQGLLKGKQFYGCANYPRCREIKPVPNQAAG; from the coding sequence ATGAGCGACGCATCGGAGAAACAAGGTTGTTTGGGCATGTTGTTCCCCTTCTTGCGCCCCAAGGCGGCGCCCGAGGAACACCTGCCATACCGCTTACGGGACGACTTTCTTTCACCCGCGGAATTTTCTTTCTACAAGGTGCTGGCGGCAACGCTCGGCCCGCGCTTCATTATTCAATCAAAGGTGCGCTTGGCGGACATTTTCTTTGTGTCTGGACGAAACAATGAATACATGACGTATTTCAACAAAATTTCCCAGCGCCATGTGGATTTTCTGGTGTGCGACGCCGACACGATGAAACCGCTCCTGGGCATCGAGTTGGACGACGCCAGTCATCGGCGGGAAAAAAGGCAAAAGCGCGATGCGTTTGTGGAAAAGGTTTTCCAGGCAGCCCAATTGCCGCTTCTGCGTTTCCCTGTGCGGCGGGAATACAACACGCGCGAGATTGCCGCGCAAGTTGCACCGTTTTTGAAGGATCTTGCGCCGCACGCGCCTGAACCAGCCGCCACAGCGAGCACGTCGCGCAGTCAGCCTGTGCCAACCGCCAAGGTGAGCACGTCGCGCAGTCAGCCTATGCCAACCGCCAAGGCGAGCACGCCCTCTCCCGAGGGAGCGCCCCTCTGCCCCAAGTGCGGAATTCCAATGGTGTTGAGAACGGCAACGCAAGGGCTGCTGAAAGGCAAGCAGTTCTATGGGTGCGCCAATTACCCGCGTTGCCGCGAAATCAAACCTGTGCCCAATCAGGCGGCAGGCTAA
- a CDS encoding sigma-70 family RNA polymerase sigma factor: MTVYRSDDQIDEFGLYMEEINAASLLPHDDEARLIADMLAGREAQARLEAGETSEALHEAAERGREARQRLIESNVFLVINIARRYVQSGIALPDLVQEGNLGLIEAIDRFDAAHGTRLSTYATYWIRHRVSRFVAANRHPLRLPGHQSARIAHLKRLMSEAPQRWGRNPSVEELAQEMGVPVRSVQETLSVARPVVELSDDRDDEDGPSWSERVAVDALSPEGELEEYERRMLVNALLDYVSPREALILRLRYGLDGEEPHTLQAIADRLGLTKERIRQIEKQALRVLHSLAQRQGLYAYVA, translated from the coding sequence ATGACAGTCTATCGCTCCGATGACCAGATTGATGAATTTGGCTTGTACATGGAAGAAATCAACGCCGCCTCTTTACTGCCGCATGACGATGAAGCCCGTCTGATTGCTGACATGCTGGCGGGGCGCGAAGCGCAAGCCCGTTTGGAAGCGGGGGAAACGTCTGAAGCGTTGCATGAAGCGGCCGAACGAGGGCGCGAAGCGCGGCAGCGGCTCATCGAAAGCAACGTTTTCCTCGTCATCAACATTGCCCGCCGCTATGTACAAAGCGGTATCGCCTTGCCCGACCTGGTTCAGGAAGGCAACCTGGGCTTGATTGAAGCCATTGACCGCTTTGATGCGGCGCACGGCACACGCTTGAGCACCTATGCGACGTACTGGATTCGCCATCGTGTTTCGCGCTTTGTGGCGGCGAATCGCCATCCGTTGCGGTTGCCGGGGCACCAGAGCGCCCGCATTGCCCACCTGAAACGCTTGATGAGCGAAGCGCCGCAGCGGTGGGGACGCAATCCGAGCGTGGAGGAACTGGCGCAGGAGATGGGAGTACCGGTGCGCTCGGTTCAAGAGACGCTGAGTGTTGCTCGGCCGGTTGTCGAATTATCTGACGACCGCGACGACGAAGATGGCCCCTCATGGAGCGAACGTGTAGCGGTGGATGCGCTCTCGCCCGAAGGCGAACTCGAAGAGTACGAACGGCGCATGCTGGTGAACGCCCTGCTCGATTACGTTTCGCCGCGGGAAGCGTTGATATTGCGCTTACGCTATGGGCTGGATGGCGAAGAGCCCCACACGTTGCAAGCGATCGCCGATCGCCTGGGCTTGACGAAAGAGCGCATTCGCCAAATCGAGAAGCAAGCCTTGCGCGTATTGCACAGTTTGGCGCAGCGGCAAGGTTTGTATGCCTACGTGGCCTAA